One window of the Ictidomys tridecemlineatus isolate mIctTri1 chromosome 11, mIctTri1.hap1, whole genome shotgun sequence genome contains the following:
- the LOC101958725 gene encoding T-cell surface glycoprotein CD1e, membrane-associated, which yields MLLLLLLLFEGLLCHGQSTTAPQALGPHHAAAEEPLSFRLVHISSFANHSWASTQASGWLGDLEILGWDKVLGSLEDLKPWSLGNFSKEEVKSLQSLFQMYFHGFIRVVQAFSSQFQFEYPLELQTSSGCRLHAGQASESFFNGAYQGADFLSFQGGSWQPSPRGGSRAQNVCRVLNLYEDIKEIVQSLLDDTCPQFLAGVLAAGKSELERQVKPEVWLSSGPSPGPGRLLLVCHVSGFYPKPVWVMWMRGDQEQRGTQRGDLLPNADGTWYLRVTLNVATREAAGLACRVKHSSLGSHDLIIHWGGYTILLLLVCLAAIITLVLLFGLHLWCKKQSSNWKIPSPCRSKSAFPLGAKTQDPRNPAHQLHMTSESWIKKRILKWKTSLNQLW from the exons ATGCTGCTCTTGCTCCTTCTCCTCTTCGAGGGACTTCTCTGCCATGGGCAAAGCACAACTG CTCCCCAGGCTCTGGGACCACATCATGCAGCAGCAGAAGAGCCCCTCTCCTTCCGCCTAGTCCACATCTCCTCCTTTGCCAACCACAGCTGGGCCAGCACCCAGGCCTCCGGCTGGCTGGGTGACTTGGAGATTCTGGGCTGGGACAAGGTCTTAGGCTCCCTCGAGGACCTGAAGCCCTGGTCCCTTGGAAACTTCAGCAAGGAGGAGGTGAAGAGCCTTCAGTCACTGTTCCAGATGTACTTCCACGGTTTCATCAGGGTGGTGCAGGCCTTTTCTAGCCAGTTCCAGTTTGAAT ACCCCCTTGAGCTCCAGACATCATCAGGTTGTAGACTGCATGCTGGGCAGGCCTCAGAGAGCTTCTTTAATGGAGCATACCAGGGAGCAGACTTCCTGAGCTTCCAAGGGGGTTCCTGGCAGCCATCTCCAAGAGGAGGCAGTCGGGCCCAGAACGTCTGTCGGGTGCTCAATCTCTACGAAGATATCAAGGAAATAGTGCAGAGCCTCCTCGATGACACTTGCCCTCAATTTCTGGCAGGCGTCCTTGCGGCAGGGAAGTCAGAGCTAGAGCGGCAAG TGAAGCCTGAGGTCTGGCTGTCCAGTGGCCCCAGTCCTGGGCCTGGCCGTCTGCTGCTAGTGTGCCACGTCTCTGGTTTCTACCCAAAGCCCGTGTGGGTGATGTGGATGCGGGGTGACCAGGAGCAACGGGGCACTCAGCGAGGTGACCTCCTGCCCAATGCTGACGGCACGTGGTATCTTCGGGTGACTCTGAATGTGGCCACTCGGGAGGCAGCTGGCCTGGCCTGCAGGGTGAAGCACAGCAGTCTGGGAAGCCATGATTTAATCATTCACTGGG GTGGATACACCATCCTGCTGCTTCTGGTGTGTTTGGCTGCCATCATCACCTTGGTCCTGCTGTTTGGACTGCACTTGTGGTGTAAAAAGCagag CTCCAATTGGAAAATCCCATCTCCCTGTAGATCCAAGTCTGCCTTTCCCCTGGGAGCCAAAACCCAGGACCCCAGGAATCCAGCACATCAGCTTCACATGACATCAGAGTCCTGGATCAAAAAGAGAATTTTGAAGTGGAAAACAAGTCTAAACCAACTCTGGTGA